A portion of the Nitrospira sp. genome contains these proteins:
- a CDS encoding amidohydrolase family protein: MSNPDSKKRRRPVGPAQAPPADPIDPLTGPKLALSGRLVLMDDAFRVIPQGTVYIDRSNIVAVTESRAPRPAGFEAVTVVDVGGTIFPGLIELHNHLAYNALQLWQVPKKYYNRDQWSGTALYRKLISGPMKIIGNTPELVPALVRYVECKSLFGGVTTSQGIQLFSHAGIRRYYRGIVRNVEQTNEAALPNADARVDDIDAKDASRFLRRLEKATCFLLHLSEGIDERARKHFLALQISDDQWAIGKQLAGIHCAGLSSEDFNVLGSRQGAMVWSPLSNLLLYGQTADVGAAKQAGVRIGIGSDWAPSGSKNLLGELKVARLVSQEMAGVFSDRDIVAMATRQAASILQWDQVLGSLEPGKRADLMVIAGKSGDPYEQLLEATETSVRLVMINGVARYGLPSLMQRLGAAGESIRVGRSKRTVFLRQDTADPTVTALTLKDATDMLQEALQELPELAAELEAPPDRPRPRLSGIVRGMSEAQEWTLALDELEDSGVELRPRLPMRGERELTGALRGLDRAAAALSQVVEPLTLDPLTVADDPAFLTGIEAQPNLPDYVKAGLKRVYV, translated from the coding sequence ATGAGCAATCCGGACTCCAAGAAGCGCCGTAGACCTGTCGGTCCCGCACAGGCGCCGCCTGCTGATCCTATCGATCCATTGACTGGTCCGAAGCTTGCGCTGAGCGGTCGCCTCGTGCTGATGGATGACGCGTTCCGGGTGATTCCCCAGGGAACGGTCTACATCGATCGAAGCAATATTGTCGCGGTGACGGAATCCCGAGCGCCTCGTCCGGCCGGATTTGAGGCTGTAACTGTTGTAGATGTCGGTGGGACGATCTTTCCGGGCCTGATCGAGCTGCACAATCACCTCGCGTACAATGCCCTTCAGCTTTGGCAAGTGCCCAAGAAATACTACAACCGCGATCAGTGGTCGGGAACAGCCCTGTATCGAAAACTGATCAGCGGACCGATGAAAATCATTGGAAACACTCCGGAATTGGTGCCGGCCTTAGTTCGCTATGTGGAATGCAAAAGCTTGTTCGGCGGCGTGACGACAAGCCAGGGGATTCAATTGTTCAGTCATGCCGGGATCCGGCGCTACTACCGCGGGATCGTGCGGAACGTCGAACAGACGAACGAAGCTGCCTTGCCGAATGCTGACGCCCGCGTGGATGACATTGACGCCAAAGACGCGAGCCGGTTCTTGAGGCGGCTCGAGAAGGCGACGTGCTTTCTCCTGCATCTCAGTGAAGGGATAGACGAGCGTGCTCGGAAGCACTTTCTCGCCTTGCAGATTTCGGACGATCAATGGGCGATCGGAAAGCAACTGGCGGGAATCCATTGTGCCGGATTGTCGTCGGAGGATTTCAACGTCCTCGGAAGCAGACAAGGCGCGATGGTGTGGTCGCCCTTGAGTAACCTGCTCTTGTACGGCCAAACAGCCGATGTCGGCGCGGCCAAGCAGGCCGGAGTACGGATCGGAATCGGCTCAGACTGGGCACCCTCGGGGAGCAAGAATCTCTTGGGAGAACTCAAGGTCGCCCGGTTGGTCAGCCAAGAGATGGCCGGTGTGTTCAGCGATCGAGACATTGTGGCGATGGCGACACGTCAGGCCGCTTCGATCTTACAATGGGATCAGGTTCTTGGATCGCTCGAGCCCGGCAAACGCGCCGATCTTATGGTGATTGCCGGCAAGTCAGGCGACCCGTATGAGCAGCTCTTGGAGGCAACGGAGACCTCGGTTCGGCTCGTGATGATCAACGGCGTGGCGCGATACGGCCTGCCCAGCCTCATGCAGCGATTGGGCGCCGCCGGTGAAAGCATTCGAGTCGGCAGGAGTAAGAGGACAGTATTCCTGCGCCAGGACACCGCCGATCCCACAGTCACGGCGCTGACGCTGAAGGATGCGACCGACATGCTTCAAGAAGCGCTACAAGAGTTGCCGGAGTTGGCCGCCGAATTGGAAGCACCTCCGGATCGTCCTCGGCCGAGATTGTCCGGCATCGTCAGGGGAATGTCCGAGGCTCAAGAGTGGACGCTCGCACTGGATGAGCTTGAGGATTCAGGCGTTGAACTCCGTCCTCGGCTACCCATGCGTGGTGAGAGGGAATTGACCGGGGCCCTCCGAGGATTGGATCGCGCGGCTGCCGCGCTCTCACAAGTCGTCGAGCCGCTGACATTGGATCCACTGACGGTTGCCGACGATCCCGCGTTCCTGACGGGTATTGAGGCGCAACCGAACCTCCCGGACTATGTCAAGGCCGGTCTGAAGCGTGTGTACGTATAG
- a CDS encoding efflux RND transporter periplasmic adaptor subunit — protein sequence MTQPPRIIRSSLLMMVLLTGCGDRGGEPPTPAPQVQANQEAGHARTIQPPAAVRERLKTVVVALRAVPEVITAPGEVALDLKQVAKITSRIEGQIEQIHVQLGDRVKKGQALAAIGSLQLDQLIEEYLVSKAQSDVAENNLRRTEKLRAEDIVPERKLVEDNGRYLETKARYQHIREKLLNMGVSNAELTELERGRHEESHRYTLTSPISGTIVEQNAVRGQGVAPGNELFQVVDTSRVWVFANLPIELARKFKEGDQGTIVPKGGEAITAALAYIAPVADEKTRTVKIRFDVPNSGGRLKPNEFVEVSFALEGSPALAVPASALTMVEKTRGLFVRRPDGFAFTTIETGREADQWIEVKKGLQGGEEVVSDGVFDLKNVLLKEHIESGEAN from the coding sequence ATGACACAACCACCGAGAATCATCAGATCGAGCCTGCTCATGATGGTCCTGCTGACCGGGTGCGGTGATCGGGGAGGCGAGCCGCCAACACCTGCTCCTCAAGTACAGGCAAACCAGGAAGCGGGTCATGCGAGAACTATTCAACCGCCCGCAGCCGTCCGTGAGCGCCTGAAAACCGTCGTCGTGGCCTTGCGCGCGGTGCCCGAGGTCATCACAGCGCCCGGAGAGGTCGCGCTGGACCTCAAGCAGGTGGCCAAGATCACGTCGCGGATCGAAGGGCAGATTGAACAGATCCACGTTCAGTTGGGCGACCGGGTGAAGAAGGGGCAGGCGTTGGCAGCCATTGGGAGTCTGCAGCTCGACCAATTGATCGAAGAATATCTGGTGTCGAAAGCCCAGTCTGATGTGGCTGAGAACAATCTGCGCCGCACTGAAAAGCTTCGCGCAGAGGATATCGTGCCCGAACGGAAACTCGTTGAAGACAATGGGCGCTATCTCGAGACGAAGGCCCGCTACCAGCATATTCGAGAAAAACTGCTCAACATGGGAGTCTCGAATGCGGAGCTGACGGAATTGGAACGGGGCCGGCACGAAGAGAGTCATCGGTATACTCTCACCTCGCCGATCAGCGGCACCATCGTCGAGCAGAATGCCGTCCGGGGCCAGGGGGTGGCGCCGGGAAACGAATTATTTCAAGTGGTCGATACCAGTCGGGTCTGGGTCTTCGCCAACCTGCCCATCGAGCTCGCCCGGAAGTTCAAGGAAGGCGATCAAGGCACCATTGTTCCGAAAGGCGGAGAAGCGATCACCGCCGCGCTCGCCTATATTGCCCCGGTGGCCGACGAAAAAACGCGGACTGTGAAAATCCGGTTCGACGTGCCGAACAGCGGTGGACGACTCAAGCCGAATGAGTTCGTGGAGGTGTCATTTGCGCTGGAAGGCTCTCCCGCACTCGCCGTACCGGCGTCCGCGCTGACGATGGTGGAGAAGACGCGGGGCCTGTTCGTCCGGCGTCCCGACGGGTTTGCCTTCACCACGATCGAAACCGGCCGCGAGGCCGACCAGTGGATCGAAGTCAAGAAGGGCCTTCAGGGCGGCGAGGAGGTCGTCTCCGACGGGGTATTCGATCTCAAGAATGTTCTGCTGAAAGAGCATATCGAATCCGGCGAGGCGAACTGA
- a CDS encoding uracil-DNA glycosylase family protein, producing the protein MGRQFDPGYGQEPFKTLCENYPADSVYPADDFRLEWGPIFHRGRLDGSARVLLIGQDPAQNETIVRRILVGEAGQRIQGLLAKLGIDRSYVMINTFLYSVYGSVSAKNRKTPALIEYRHRWLNALMAGQHIEAVVALGTLADEAWKLWAATPEGQAHSITYVPITHPTQPESSSKGDKDKLRTATKTMLKKWNDALQTLHPAITHPDSVKPLQLYAETWQPGDKVMIPEMDLPPGLPSWMREQDNWARRVGADVNAKRRNITVTVPKGIAPQL; encoded by the coding sequence ATGGGACGTCAATTTGATCCTGGGTATGGTCAGGAGCCGTTCAAAACCCTCTGTGAAAACTATCCGGCCGACAGCGTGTACCCAGCAGATGACTTTCGTCTGGAGTGGGGCCCTATCTTTCATCGGGGCAGGCTGGATGGATCCGCGAGGGTCCTGCTGATCGGACAGGACCCGGCGCAAAACGAAACGATCGTTCGTCGAATCCTTGTCGGTGAAGCAGGACAGCGAATTCAAGGATTGTTGGCAAAATTGGGGATCGATAGAAGCTACGTCATGATCAACACGTTCCTGTACAGCGTTTACGGAAGCGTGAGTGCAAAGAATAGGAAAACGCCGGCGCTCATCGAGTATCGCCATCGGTGGCTGAACGCGCTGATGGCCGGGCAACACATCGAAGCGGTGGTGGCGCTTGGGACCTTGGCGGATGAGGCCTGGAAGCTATGGGCTGCCACACCCGAGGGACAAGCCCACTCGATCACCTACGTGCCCATCACACATCCGACCCAGCCGGAGAGCTCATCGAAAGGCGACAAAGACAAGTTGCGCACAGCGACCAAGACGATGCTGAAGAAATGGAACGACGCCCTGCAAACCCTCCATCCGGCCATAACCCATCCGGACAGCGTGAAACCGCTCCAACTCTATGCTGAGACGTGGCAGCCGGGGGACAAAGTCATGATTCCAGAAATGGATTTGCCGCCGGGACTTCCTTCGTGGATGCGGGAGCAAGACAACTGGGCCAGACGCGTGGGGGCGGATGTCAACGCCAAACGGCGTAACATCACGGTCACCGTGCCTAAGGGGATTGCACCGCAGTTATGA
- a CDS encoding FAD-binding protein: MAKRASFLQKGSWINRHQSYEQTIEGYYNFSQSPDGDELELYNGVTKELQDMIAEAVQTGTSLRAMGSSWSLSKVGVTEHRLINTKNLSLAFRLADRHFSPAYAGDPTKVRFVEAGNEIVQVNRYLFDQGLSLKASGSNNGQTLPGVISTGTHGSAFKFGATQDFVVGIHLITGPSKHVYLQRASYPVVQPSFAAALGAELKNDDTLFNAALVSFGSFGIIHGLMIEARERFLLHAFRSWHAFDEPIKKAITSLDFSGLRPFEDLHNKPASQLYHFQVHFLPNEGTPPDEVSVTVMFEEPYTDAYQPPSWGADKPGPGASGLEVMGALLGAVPNPLQPFVKTVLNPQVRSFLDPYEVKGTFLDLFRGEIVKGKVFVSALGLPLSRALDALAVLFNIYKDFGTILPMTYTMRFVKGTQALIGFTKFDPTCVLEMDGLNTPRMWDYARQVWSKLEQEGIPFTMHWGKFNDFLTRPRLQNMYGTNLDKWIQSREQLLTPEVRQVFTNEFLRKVGLAT, encoded by the coding sequence ATGGCGAAGAGAGCGAGTTTTCTTCAAAAGGGTTCTTGGATCAACCGCCACCAATCGTACGAACAGACCATCGAAGGATATTACAATTTCTCCCAATCGCCGGATGGCGACGAATTGGAGCTATACAACGGGGTCACCAAAGAACTGCAAGATATGATCGCCGAGGCCGTTCAGACCGGAACATCGTTGCGTGCGATGGGCAGTTCCTGGTCCTTGAGCAAAGTCGGAGTGACGGAGCACAGGCTCATCAACACCAAGAATCTCAGCCTCGCATTCAGACTGGCCGACCGCCATTTCTCCCCGGCCTATGCGGGCGATCCCACCAAGGTGCGGTTCGTGGAAGCCGGCAACGAGATCGTTCAGGTCAATCGCTATCTCTTCGACCAGGGATTGTCTCTCAAAGCCTCCGGATCGAACAACGGGCAGACATTGCCCGGCGTGATATCCACCGGCACACACGGGTCCGCGTTCAAGTTCGGAGCCACCCAGGACTTTGTCGTGGGCATCCATCTTATTACGGGACCCTCCAAGCATGTGTATTTGCAGCGCGCATCCTATCCCGTCGTGCAGCCCAGCTTTGCGGCAGCGCTGGGCGCAGAGTTGAAGAATGACGACACGTTGTTCAACGCGGCCTTGGTCAGCTTCGGCTCCTTTGGGATCATCCATGGACTGATGATCGAAGCGCGCGAGCGGTTCCTGCTGCACGCCTTCCGATCGTGGCATGCATTCGACGAACCAATCAAGAAAGCCATTACTTCCCTGGACTTCTCCGGGCTCCGGCCTTTTGAGGATTTGCACAATAAGCCGGCCTCCCAGCTCTATCACTTTCAAGTGCATTTCTTACCGAACGAAGGCACTCCACCGGACGAGGTATCCGTCACGGTGATGTTCGAGGAACCGTACACAGACGCCTATCAGCCGCCCAGCTGGGGCGCCGACAAGCCGGGGCCCGGGGCGTCAGGTCTGGAGGTCATGGGAGCGCTCCTCGGCGCCGTCCCCAATCCGCTGCAACCGTTCGTAAAGACTGTTCTGAATCCACAGGTAAGAAGTTTCCTCGATCCTTATGAAGTCAAAGGAACCTTTCTCGATCTCTTCCGCGGCGAGATCGTGAAAGGCAAGGTCTTTGTGTCGGCTTTGGGGCTTCCATTGTCGAGGGCGCTCGATGCGCTCGCTGTGCTGTTCAATATCTACAAAGATTTCGGGACCATTCTCCCGATGACCTATACCATGCGCTTTGTGAAAGGAACGCAGGCGCTCATCGGATTTACCAAGTTTGATCCGACCTGCGTGCTCGAAATGGACGGGCTCAACACTCCGAGGATGTGGGACTACGCGAGACAGGTCTGGAGCAAGCTGGAGCAAGAGGGCATTCCGTTTACGATGCACTGGGGCAAGTTCAATGACTTTCTGACAAGACCCCGTTTGCAGAACATGTATGGAACGAACCTCGACAAGTGGATACAGAGCCGCGAACAATTGCTGACTCCGGAGGTGAGACAAGTCTTTACCAATGAGTTCCTGAGAAAGGTCGGGCTTGCGACGTGA
- a CDS encoding M6 family metalloprotease domain-containing protein: MATSFIGQTFSFTQPDGTALQVRGWGDQHYAVFETLDGYTVTKNPQTGYWEVAQLSADRTRLEPLRDARSSPGEGRSRVGRGVRIEAASAREAGMAGARRFGGRRCDQRRRERKDLMRAMRTIVARGGPAFAPPQRTTVGDYVGLCLLIDFSDAPASIAREEVERFCNQVGYNGFGNNGSVHDYFVDNSLGQLNYTNLVAPYYRAQHPKTYYTDPAIEMGVRARELIREALTHWKANGFDFSPLTVDETGKVYAMNVFYAGPVVNNWSEGLWPHAWMMGTEVPLMPGKSAFDYQFTAMGHELVLGTFCHENGHMLCDYPDLYDYGNESAGVGMFCLMCAGSHADPKNPVNISAYLKRLSGWAGRVINLEHGVTVSLNVAQNEFAMFAKGNNEYFLVENRAKTGRDSALPDAGLAIWHIDEQGDNSNEHMSATSHYELSLEQADGLFELERSRTEMGDVNDLYVGAAARFADDTVPSSKWWDGTASYLAIDNISATNATMSFRCMFSNVGDPPATGTIRRESAPNRGIPDNQASGITDTIQVNDVATIADLKVGVEITHTYRGDLEVTVLAPWGASIVLHPKNEGGGADDLKMTYDPSTLPPLAGWRGRSTQGVWTLRVRDLASKDLGTLNRWFLEFTSGTATAGPIVLQESPGTVIPDNQPAGIERTLVATASGSAGDVEVAVDIGHTYIGDLRVSLVSPAGTEVLLHNLTGGQTKNILKTYTRATTPELAGLVGKPIAGNWRLRVSDRAAEDIGKLNMWKVTIQPA, from the coding sequence ATGGCAACGTCCTTTATCGGCCAGACGTTCAGCTTCACACAGCCCGACGGCACGGCGCTGCAAGTGCGTGGGTGGGGCGATCAGCACTATGCGGTCTTCGAGACCTTGGACGGCTACACGGTCACGAAAAATCCACAGACCGGTTATTGGGAGGTGGCCCAGTTGTCGGCGGATAGGACCAGATTGGAACCGCTGCGCGATGCCCGTTCCAGCCCCGGCGAAGGCCGCAGCCGCGTCGGTCGAGGGGTGCGCATTGAAGCAGCCAGCGCGAGAGAGGCGGGGATGGCAGGGGCCAGGCGTTTCGGGGGCCGGCGTTGCGATCAGCGGCGTCGGGAGCGGAAAGATCTCATGCGTGCGATGCGTACGATCGTTGCCAGGGGAGGTCCCGCGTTCGCTCCCCCACAACGCACGACGGTCGGCGACTATGTCGGGCTTTGCCTACTGATCGATTTTTCCGACGCGCCGGCTTCCATCGCGCGTGAAGAAGTCGAGCGATTCTGTAACCAGGTCGGCTACAACGGCTTCGGCAACAATGGCTCGGTGCACGACTACTTTGTCGACAACTCCCTCGGGCAGTTGAACTATACCAATCTGGTCGCCCCCTATTATCGGGCACAGCACCCGAAGACCTACTACACGGATCCAGCGATCGAAATGGGGGTCCGAGCGCGGGAGTTGATTCGGGAGGCTCTCACCCATTGGAAAGCCAATGGATTCGACTTTTCCCCGCTGACGGTCGATGAGACCGGCAAAGTCTATGCGATGAACGTGTTCTATGCGGGGCCTGTGGTCAACAACTGGAGCGAGGGGCTGTGGCCTCACGCGTGGATGATGGGCACGGAAGTCCCGCTTATGCCTGGGAAGTCGGCGTTCGACTATCAATTCACCGCGATGGGCCATGAATTGGTGCTGGGGACGTTTTGCCATGAGAACGGCCACATGCTGTGCGACTATCCAGATCTCTACGACTATGGAAATGAATCAGCCGGTGTGGGCATGTTTTGCTTGATGTGTGCCGGCAGCCATGCCGATCCGAAAAATCCGGTGAACATCAGTGCGTACCTCAAACGCCTCTCGGGATGGGCTGGAAGGGTCATCAATCTGGAGCATGGCGTCACGGTCAGCCTGAACGTGGCGCAAAATGAGTTCGCGATGTTTGCGAAGGGCAATAACGAGTACTTCCTCGTCGAGAATCGGGCGAAAACAGGGCGCGACAGTGCGCTGCCCGATGCGGGGTTGGCGATTTGGCATATTGACGAGCAGGGTGACAACAGCAATGAGCACATGAGCGCCACTAGCCACTATGAGTTGTCCTTGGAGCAGGCGGATGGTCTATTCGAACTCGAGCGTTCGCGCACTGAAATGGGAGACGTGAATGACCTGTATGTCGGCGCCGCCGCTCGCTTTGCCGACGACACGGTCCCGAGCAGCAAGTGGTGGGACGGCACGGCATCGTACCTTGCCATCGACAATATTTCAGCCACCAATGCCACGATGAGTTTCCGCTGCATGTTCTCCAATGTCGGCGACCCGCCGGCTACCGGCACCATACGCCGTGAGTCGGCGCCGAACCGCGGCATTCCCGACAATCAAGCGAGCGGTATCACCGACACCATACAGGTGAACGATGTGGCCACGATTGCAGATCTCAAGGTGGGGGTGGAGATCACGCACACCTACCGTGGCGATCTCGAAGTGACTGTGCTGGCCCCGTGGGGGGCGTCGATCGTCTTGCACCCGAAGAACGAGGGCGGTGGTGCGGATGATCTGAAAATGACCTATGACCCGAGCACGCTCCCTCCATTGGCGGGATGGCGAGGTCGAAGCACTCAAGGTGTGTGGACGTTGCGGGTCAGAGACCTCGCTTCCAAAGACCTGGGTACTCTCAACCGGTGGTTCTTAGAGTTCACCTCTGGAACTGCGACCGCAGGGCCGATTGTATTACAGGAATCACCAGGGACGGTCATCCCGGACAATCAACCGGCCGGCATCGAGCGCACATTGGTCGCAACAGCGTCGGGCAGCGCCGGCGATGTCGAAGTCGCAGTCGACATCGGTCACACCTATATAGGAGATCTGCGGGTCAGTCTCGTGTCTCCTGCCGGTACGGAAGTCCTGCTTCACAACCTGACGGGAGGACAAACCAAGAATATCCTCAAGACGTACACCCGCGCGACGACGCCGGAGCTCGCAGGTCTCGTCGGCAAGCCGATCGCCGGCAATTGGCGCCTGCGTGTGTCCGATCGAGCAGCGGAGGATATCGGCAAGCTCAATATGTGGAAGGTCACGATTCAACCGGCATGA
- a CDS encoding TolC family protein, giving the protein MRFRAPISIVLATLVVSFSQSAPTAWADEARSNPYSLEEIMALAVGRSPMLAEAQGAMKESRGQQIAAGAYPNPILEGGAGKGSIRDPSTGVSIIEHTITVGQPIEWSPKRQARQEAANAGVAGASAGLEAAKLNLLTDVKVGFYQLLLAQRDAELAAQNVATVEEVLRTAKLRVAAGEATSFDTMKAGVELQKAQKEAARARNGLLVARSRLNTLTAGGLGKQFSIVGGFQPLKQELNVDQLVTEAVERHPALRRLSKLAEQAERTVEFERESRIPNINVLGTYHREAGDQSIIAGLAVPIPIWYRRQGEIETALGAKHRAVAERQRAQNELEQAVIQHSQDVRTAQEQLRVFETGLLKQAEQILTIARTSFRQGAASLLDLLDAQRVYRQTLYEYAQVSADLSIALVRLERDLGAPL; this is encoded by the coding sequence ATGAGGTTTCGTGCACCCATATCCATAGTATTGGCAACTCTGGTGGTGAGTTTCAGTCAATCCGCTCCTACGGCCTGGGCGGATGAGGCTCGCTCCAATCCCTATTCGCTGGAAGAAATCATGGCTCTCGCGGTCGGGCGCAGCCCGATGCTGGCTGAAGCGCAAGGGGCGATGAAGGAAAGCCGTGGACAGCAGATCGCCGCCGGAGCCTATCCCAATCCAATCCTCGAAGGCGGTGCCGGTAAAGGTTCGATTCGCGACCCCAGTACCGGCGTCTCGATCATCGAACATACCATTACGGTCGGACAGCCGATCGAATGGTCGCCCAAGCGGCAGGCTCGACAGGAGGCTGCGAATGCAGGTGTTGCAGGCGCAAGCGCCGGACTGGAAGCGGCCAAGCTGAATCTGCTGACCGATGTCAAAGTCGGCTTCTACCAATTGCTGCTCGCGCAACGGGATGCGGAACTCGCGGCACAGAACGTGGCAACGGTCGAAGAGGTCTTGCGCACTGCCAAACTGCGAGTGGCGGCAGGGGAGGCGACGTCCTTCGATACCATGAAAGCCGGTGTCGAGTTACAAAAGGCCCAGAAGGAAGCGGCCAGAGCGCGCAATGGTCTGCTGGTTGCCAGGTCGCGACTGAATACGCTGACTGCCGGAGGGCTGGGTAAACAGTTTTCCATCGTAGGAGGTTTCCAGCCCCTCAAGCAGGAGCTCAATGTGGATCAACTTGTGACTGAAGCAGTTGAACGCCACCCGGCGCTCCGGCGTTTATCAAAGCTGGCCGAGCAAGCCGAGCGGACGGTCGAGTTCGAGCGAGAGTCCCGCATCCCGAACATCAATGTGCTAGGGACCTATCACCGGGAGGCTGGAGACCAGTCGATTATTGCCGGCCTGGCGGTTCCGATTCCGATCTGGTATCGACGCCAGGGAGAAATCGAGACCGCCTTGGGCGCGAAACATCGGGCGGTCGCCGAGCGGCAGCGCGCGCAGAATGAGCTGGAGCAGGCCGTGATCCAGCACAGTCAAGACGTCCGGACGGCTCAAGAGCAGCTTCGAGTCTTTGAAACGGGCTTACTCAAGCAAGCCGAACAGATTCTCACTATCGCCCGGACCAGCTTTCGCCAGGGCGCGGCCAGCCTGTTGGATCTGCTGGATGCACAGCGGGTGTATCGGCAGACCTTGTACGAATACGCGCAGGTGAGCGCGGATCTGTCGATTGCGCTTGTCCGTTTGGAACGCGATCTCGGAGCTCCGCTATGA